A DNA window from Brassica napus cultivar Da-Ae chromosome C1, Da-Ae, whole genome shotgun sequence contains the following coding sequences:
- the LOC106413872 gene encoding putative DNA glycosylase At3g47830 isoform X2, translated as MSKSRKRKRLLQDDGGDSKSPACNGSTISGGDPYPELLRPTVDECRDVRDALLSLHGFPPEFASYRRQRLRSLDGHDTQCSVDSDEEEESVLDGLVKILLSQNTTEANSQRAFASLKAAFPKWEDVLVAEPNSVENAIRCGGLAPKKTVCIKNIFSRLQKERGSLCLEYLRGLTVEEVKTELSHFKGIGPKTVSCVLMFNLQHNDFPVDTHVFEISKALGWVPKTADRNRTYVHLNHRIPDELKFDLNCLLYTHGKLCSNCKKNAAKPRAKVASPDDCPLLGFSGLV; from the exons ATGAGCAAATCCCGGAAAAGGAAACGCTTACTCCAAGACGACGGCGGCGACTCAAAATCTCCGGCTTGTAATGGATCCACCATCTCCGGCGGCGATCCTTATCCGGAACTCCTTAGACCTACTGTTGACGAATGTAGAGACGTAAGGGATGCTTTGTTGTCGCTCCACGGGTTCCCTCCCGAGTTCGCCAGTTACCGCCGTCAGAGACTCCGATCACTTGATGGTCACGATACACAGTGTTCGGTGGACTCggatgaggaggaggagagtgTGCTTGATGGGCTTGTTAAAATTCTTCTTTCACAGAATACCACTGAGGCCAATTCTCAAAGGGCTTTTGCATCTCTTAAGGCTGCGTTTCCGAAATGGGAAGAT GTTTTGGTTGCTGAGCCAAACTCCGTTGAGAATGCTATAAGATGTGGAGGATTGGCCCCGAAAAAGACCGTCTGTATCAAAAACATTTTTAGCCGTTTGCAGAAAGAAAGAGGCAGTTTGTGTTTGGAATATCTGCGCGGTTTGACGGTAGAAGAAGTAAAAACTGAGCTCTCTCATTTTAAAGGAATTGGACCCAAAACT GTTTCTTGTGTTCTGATGTTCAACCTCCAGCACAATGATTTCCCAGTCGACACACAT GTGTTTGAGATCTCCAAGGCGTTAGGTTGGGTCCCGAAAACGGCAGACAGGAACAGAACCTATGTTCACCTGAACCACAGGATCCCAGATGAGCTCAAGTTTGATCTGAACTGTCTGTTATATACACATGGTAAGCTCTGCAGCAACTGCAAGAAGAATGCTGCTAAACCAAGAGCTAAAGTAGCGTCCCCTGATGATTGCCCGCTTCTGGGGTTTTCTGGTTTAGTCTAG
- the LOC106413872 gene encoding putative DNA glycosylase At3g47830 isoform X1 — translation MSKSRKRKRLLQDDGGDSKSPACNGSTISGGDPYPELLRPTVDECRDVRDALLSLHGFPPEFASYRRQRLRSLDGHDTQCSVDSDEEEESVLDGLVKILLSQNTTEANSQRAFASLKAAFPKWEDVSSPFLGFDMVLVAEPNSVENAIRCGGLAPKKTVCIKNIFSRLQKERGSLCLEYLRGLTVEEVKTELSHFKGIGPKTVSCVLMFNLQHNDFPVDTHVFEISKALGWVPKTADRNRTYVHLNHRIPDELKFDLNCLLYTHGKLCSNCKKNAAKPRAKVASPDDCPLLGFSGLV, via the exons ATGAGCAAATCCCGGAAAAGGAAACGCTTACTCCAAGACGACGGCGGCGACTCAAAATCTCCGGCTTGTAATGGATCCACCATCTCCGGCGGCGATCCTTATCCGGAACTCCTTAGACCTACTGTTGACGAATGTAGAGACGTAAGGGATGCTTTGTTGTCGCTCCACGGGTTCCCTCCCGAGTTCGCCAGTTACCGCCGTCAGAGACTCCGATCACTTGATGGTCACGATACACAGTGTTCGGTGGACTCggatgaggaggaggagagtgTGCTTGATGGGCTTGTTAAAATTCTTCTTTCACAGAATACCACTGAGGCCAATTCTCAAAGGGCTTTTGCATCTCTTAAGGCTGCGTTTCCGAAATGGGAAGATGTAAGCTCTCCATTTTTGGGCTTTGATATG GTTTTGGTTGCTGAGCCAAACTCCGTTGAGAATGCTATAAGATGTGGAGGATTGGCCCCGAAAAAGACCGTCTGTATCAAAAACATTTTTAGCCGTTTGCAGAAAGAAAGAGGCAGTTTGTGTTTGGAATATCTGCGCGGTTTGACGGTAGAAGAAGTAAAAACTGAGCTCTCTCATTTTAAAGGAATTGGACCCAAAACT GTTTCTTGTGTTCTGATGTTCAACCTCCAGCACAATGATTTCCCAGTCGACACACAT GTGTTTGAGATCTCCAAGGCGTTAGGTTGGGTCCCGAAAACGGCAGACAGGAACAGAACCTATGTTCACCTGAACCACAGGATCCCAGATGAGCTCAAGTTTGATCTGAACTGTCTGTTATATACACATGGTAAGCTCTGCAGCAACTGCAAGAAGAATGCTGCTAAACCAAGAGCTAAAGTAGCGTCCCCTGATGATTGCCCGCTTCTGGGGTTTTCTGGTTTAGTCTAG